The DNA segment TCCAGGCGCAGCTGATGATGCTGGATCCGGCGGCGCTCGGTTCGCCGGAGAGCTGGTGGTCGGTGCTGCTGGAGCAGATGTGGGACGGGCTGCTCTGACGTAGCCCCGGCACGACCCCTTGCACGCCGTACGAGGCGCCCGACCGCGATCCGCGGCCGGGCGCCTCTGCTGTGTGGGCCCATCCGTGGGGTCCGTCACGTCGTCGGGTTCTGTCCGTGTGCGGGGTCCGGAATCAGCCGTCTCGGACGGCGGTGCCGACTTCGTCCGCCGGGTGACGCATCCTGGGTGGATGGGATGGGTGGAGTGTCGCGGTATGGGCACTTCGCGATGATCTACCAAGATGTGCGCCGGGACGCGTGGGGCGGCCCGTCGCGCATCGTGTTCGAAGAGGGGCTTGACGGATGAGTTCAGCAGCTGTGTCACCTCATGGCTTCACGGGCGTGCGGGGCCGTGGGTACCGGCCCGAGCAGGTCGACCGGTTTGTCGCGGATCTCTCGGACGAACGCGACGGGGCCTGGGAGCGTGCGGCGCGGCTGACGGTCCTGACGAAGGAGATGGCGGCCACGTCCGCCGCGCTGGCCGAGCAGGTGGCCGGGCTGGCCCCGCAGACGTACGAGACGCTGGGCGAGCGGGCCCGGACGCTGATCGCGCTGGTCACGGAGGAGGCTGCCGGGCTGCACAGCGAGGCGCTCGCGGTGGCTCAGCGGCTCCACGACGAGGCGGGCGTGGCGGAGCGGGGGCTGCGGGACGCGGCGCGGGCGGACGCGGACGCGGTGCTGGCCGCGGCCGAGGCGCACGCCCAGCAGGTGCTGGGCGCTGCGCAGGCTGCGTGCGACGAGCTGCGGATCGGTTCGCGCCAGGACGCGAAGCGGTGGCGCGGTGAGGCGCTGGGTGTGCTGCGGGAGATGCGGGAGCGTACGGCGGCGGCGCTGGCGGAGCTGGAGAAGGAGCACGGCGAGCGCGCCGATGCGGCTGAGCGGGAACTGGCCGCAAGGGAGGCCGACTTCGACGCCCGGCACACGGAGCTGATCGCCCGGGCCGAGGCCCGCCTGGCGGAGGCGCAGCGGGCGCTGTCGGCGACGGAGGAGTCGGTGCGGCACGGCCAGGAGGACGCGGAGGCGCAGGCGGCGGAGCTGGTGGCGCAGGCCTGGGTCCGTGCGGAGCGTACGGAACGGGAGACGGAGCGGGTGCTGGCGGAGAACGGCGAGGCGCAGGAGGAGCTGCGGGCGCACATGTCGCACGTACGGAGCAGCCTGGCCGGGCTGACGGGAAGGACCCCGGCCACGGAAGGCAGCTGACCGGCGGTCCTGCCTCTCCGCCCGCTCCCGAGCGGTGCGGGCGGAGGGCAGTGGCCAGGGCCAGGGGGGGGCAGTTCAGGCGTGCGGGTTCAGGGGTGCAGGAAGAGTTCGGCGGCCGCGCCGACGCTCCAGGCCCGGTCCAGCCAGTCGGTGAGCGTGGCGAGATCCGTGCACGCGGTGATGCGGGCCCGTGTCGCGGGGGACACGGCGAGACCACGCCGTTCCAGCACCATCAGCACCGCCCCGGCCTGAGCTTCCGCGCGGCCTTCCTGTAGCCCTTCCTCGCGCCCTTCCTCGCGGACCTGCTGGGCGGCCTCGGACTGGAAGAAGTAACTCAGGGTGGTCATCAATTCCCTCCAGATCTGTCGTGCCCGGGTGTTCCCCAGGCCGACCTCGGTGAACTCGGCGAAGATCATTCCGGGAAGGGGACGTCCAGCAGGCGTTGGAACGCTCTGATGAAGAGCCCTGTGTCCTCCTGGAAGACCC comes from the Streptomyces sp. NBC_01471 genome and includes:
- a CDS encoding cellulose-binding protein, producing the protein MSSAAVSPHGFTGVRGRGYRPEQVDRFVADLSDERDGAWERAARLTVLTKEMAATSAALAEQVAGLAPQTYETLGERARTLIALVTEEAAGLHSEALAVAQRLHDEAGVAERGLRDAARADADAVLAAAEAHAQQVLGAAQAACDELRIGSRQDAKRWRGEALGVLREMRERTAAALAELEKEHGERADAAERELAAREADFDARHTELIARAEARLAEAQRALSATEESVRHGQEDAEAQAAELVAQAWVRAERTERETERVLAENGEAQEELRAHMSHVRSSLAGLTGRTPATEGS